In Rhodospirillum rubrum ATCC 11170, a genomic segment contains:
- a CDS encoding HAD family hydrolase codes for MTAILSAPPLRLAIFDVDGTLADSQHNIVGAMTDAFRAHGLADPDPAAVRAIIGLSLVEAVARVLPEAPPDQVAVVAQSYKQAFVTRRMGPAYTEQLFPGAAEAVRDLAARGVVLALATGKSRRGVDVFLERHGLEGLFDAVRTADDGPGKPDPWMLNDILATLGCDAGSTAMVGDTTYDVEMAVRAGIHAVGVAWGYHAQADLRAAGATLIVQEFGQVAAALDTCWEGATLPAAS; via the coding sequence ATGACCGCGATTCTTTCCGCGCCGCCGCTGCGGCTGGCGATTTTCGATGTCGACGGGACGCTGGCCGATAGTCAGCACAATATCGTCGGCGCCATGACCGACGCCTTCCGCGCCCATGGGCTGGCCGATCCCGATCCGGCGGCGGTGCGCGCCATCATCGGTTTGTCGCTGGTCGAAGCGGTGGCCCGGGTTCTGCCCGAGGCCCCGCCCGATCAGGTCGCCGTCGTGGCCCAATCCTATAAGCAGGCTTTCGTCACCCGGCGCATGGGACCGGCCTATACCGAGCAGCTTTTCCCCGGGGCGGCCGAGGCCGTGCGCGATTTGGCGGCGCGCGGCGTGGTGCTGGCTTTGGCGACGGGCAAGTCGCGTCGCGGCGTCGATGTGTTTCTAGAACGCCATGGCCTGGAAGGGCTGTTCGACGCCGTGCGCACCGCCGATGACGGGCCGGGCAAGCCTGATCCCTGGATGCTGAACGATATTCTTGCGACGCTGGGCTGTGATGCGGGGTCGACCGCGATGGTCGGCGATACCACATATGATGTGGAAATGGCGGTTCGGGCCGGTATCCACGCGGTGGGCGTGGCCTGGGGCTACCATGCGCAAGCCGATCTCCGGGCGGCGGGGGCGACCCTGATCGTTCAGGAGTTCGGTCAGGTCGCGGCGGCGCTCGACACCTGTTGGGAAGGAGCGACCCTGCCCGCGGCCTCCTGA